The genomic segment CGGACTGATTATGGGCCGGTCGCTGTGGTCTCCCCGGATGGCAGGAGTCGTTGCGGCGTATATTGTGCCGCAAACGCGTGTATAGAGCAGGTGATACAACACGGGGAAGTGGACATTTTCCAGGCAGTTAAAACCGTGCGCAGGCACAGGCCTCAACTCGTTGAGAACATGGTGAGTGGTTAAGGAGGAATAAACGGAGGAACCTGTATATACTAGTACATATACTTGTAATTACTGGAACTGTGGACTTCTGAGAATGGTTTCCTTGAAATTAGACAATATTACttgcaatttataatctaCTACAATAGAATTTCTTGTTCTAATTGTTTAACCCTTTTCACAGAATCCATACTTTCTTATTTAGTTAAcccaacaaaaattataacatctgaaaaaaagattggatGATTTGAATCAACAcattgaaaatacaaaattattaaattcaaagaagaaagaaactccTCTTACAATTTTCCCCAAATATGTCTTGCAGACCGAGTACAAATATTGTTACGATCTGGTGTTGCACTACGTGCTACACTACCTGAACAAGGACATGAACGAGAAAAAGTGAGAAAGCGAGTTGAGGGACGAGCTGTGGTTCATCGAGTTCGGCCGCGGGGCGGCGCTGCCGTTGACTCCGGAGGAGGCCCCGGTTGATGGCGAACCTATGGTCCCGTGCGCCCAAGGTCGCGTCATAGTGGAGACAGCGCGGCCAGCGTTACCGTACTTCGCCACGTGCACCAGTTACCGCCGCCAGGTGGCAAGTACCAGCACACCGAACGAGATAGCGGCCAGCGTTTCCGGCACGTCGTCGAGCACCACACAAACGGACCAACAATCGACCGGTTCTAGCGGCAACAGGGGCGCCATCAGCAAGAACGCGTTGTTCTCGGCTCACAGCATAGCGGCAAGGCCCGAGGACCTAGGTGTAATACCCTGGCACTTGGAGGATTACACGACCATCGATTCCTCGCCATCGGGGCTCGTGGGCGATCGGAGCTCGTACCCCTCGTACCCGCGCATGGACACGGAAATGAAGGCTGACGCGACGTCTACGAGGAACAGCAGCATGGAGAGTGAGCTACCGCGGCCGTCCGCGGTGAGCGCCGCGCCCAGGAAAGCGTACATGGATCTGAGAGACGCCATTGCCCTGCTGGACGAGACGTGTCCGAATCAGGAGCCCAGCCCGTCCCTCACGCCGAGGACACCGAGGACACCGTTGACGCCACACCCGAGGAACAAAAGGGCGAGGTCGAAGAGCAGCGACAACTCGTCCAGCTACAGCAACGAACGGCTcaacgatcgatcgttcgagaaAGAGGGCAAAGAGAAGAAGCGACCGTTCCTGAAGAAGATCGGCATCTCGAAGACGGAGGACAAACCGTTTCTGGCCAAGCTGGCGCCTAAGATCATCGGCAAGCCTTATTTGGAGAAGATTGGGCCTAGCAAAGCGGTGGAGAAGCCGTTCTTGGACAAGATCGGATCGTCGAAGACGTTGGACAAGTTCACGTTCGAGACTCCGCGTTACGAGAGGAGGGTCGAGGCGTGGAACGAAACGTGCACGGAGGATGCGGGACAGAATGTCGAGGAAGAGGTGAGACAGGAGGAAAGGAGGGGTGGTCAGAAGAGCACGAGGTTGGAGCAGTCGTTTGATATTCAACGAAGGAAGTCTGGAAAGGGTCCTTTGTTGAAGATGTACTCTTTCGAGACCGAGGACTTGGACTCGACCGTTCAAGCGAAGGACAATCGAGATCCCCTTCGAGGCGCCTCTTTGGACGACGTTCTGGATTCTGGGCCTAGCTCTTTGCCATTGGAGACCACTGCGACGAACGAGTCACCGAAACCAGAAACGAAGGAACGAGTTGGCAACGGGGCTGAATTGGTCAAGTGTCGCGTCACGACCAGCGAGGAGATCATCTTTACGAACACCAGCGTTGGCTCTGACAAGGAGCCCAATAGTTGGGGAAATTCGCCGAAGAAGAAATGGCAATACAAGAGAGACTCGTCGACGCCGAAAACGCCCGCGCATCGGAAAGTGATCCAAAGCTCTCAGAACATTGATCAGAGTCAGGATAGTATTCCCAATTCCCCGATGAAACGTCCCATTTCATCCGTTCTCACCGGTCAAGATGATTCACAGGCTGACTCCTCGGAGAAGAACATTTATTCTCCATTGAAGACCAGAAGGCAGACGTACGAAGATTTGTTGGACAGAAATGGTAAAGTTCAAGACGAAAAGGTAGTAGGGAAACAAGCGCAGTTCGAGAGACGAGGCATCTCCTCGGATAATCTTTTGTCCAAGGATCGTTCCGTTGCCTCGATCGGGTATCAGGAGAGTAATCAGATCGAGAAAGCCAGAGAAGCATCGTCAGAGGATTATCTGGCGCACAAGATTGGCCAAGAGTACACGAGGGAAACGTTTAAACAACTTCAGGATAAGTTCAGGTATCATGAAATACCCACTGAAACGTATGCGGATTTCAAAAGACGCACGAGAGGCAGTGTTCAAAGCATAATTGGAAGGCAACAAGAACGATTGAAGGTAAATAATATCGCGTCAGATGTTCGTGACGAGAGTTGCAAAGACACTTTGAAAACGGAGGAAGAATCGGTAAGCTCGACTCCCGTCAACATGGAAACGGATCTTTCGACTTCTGACGACAAGAACGAGATAGTACGAGTCCATACAGTCAGATCGGTACTGAAGAAGCAGCAAGGTATAGATCAGCCTAGTGATCAAGAATTGGATACCAATTCGTCTATAAGGCGACCAAAGAGAAGGATTTTCCACGAGCCGTCCCAGGAGACGATGGACTTGTTGACTGAACTGAGAAAAGTGAAGAGTTTGTTGAAAACTCCATCGTGGGA from the Apis mellifera strain DH4 linkage group LG9, Amel_HAv3.1, whole genome shotgun sequence genome contains:
- the LOC113218982 gene encoding uncharacterized protein LOC113218982, which codes for MVPCAQGRVIVETARPALPYFATCTSYRRQVASTSTPNEIAASVSGTSSSTTQTDQQSTGSSGNRGAISKNALFSAHSIAARPEDLGVIPWHLEDYTTIDSSPSGLVGDRSSYPSYPRMDTEMKADATSTRNSSMESELPRPSAVSAAPRKAYMDLRDAIALLDETCPNQEPSPSLTPRTPRTPLTPHPRNKRARSKSSDNSSSYSNERLNDRSFEKEGKEKKRPFLKKIGISKTEDKPFLAKLAPKIIGKPYLEKIGPSKAVEKPFLDKIGSSKTLDKFTFETPRYERRVEAWNETCTEDAGQNVEEEVRQEERRGGQKSTRLEQSFDIQRRKSGKGPLLKMYSFETEDLDSTVQAKDNRDPLRGASLDDVLDSGPSSLPLETTATNESPKPETKERVGNGAELVKCRVTTSEEIIFTNTSVGSDKEPNSWGNSPKKKWQYKRDSSTPKTPAHRKVIQSSQNIDQSQDSIPNSPMKRPISSVLTGQDDSQADSSEKNIYSPLKTRRQTYEDLLDRNGKVQDEKVVGKQAQFERRGISSDNLLSKDRSVASIGYQESNQIEKAREASSEDYLAHKIGQEYTRETFKQLQDKFRYHEIPTETYADFKRRTRGSVQSIIGRQQERLKVNNIASDVRDESCKDTLKTEEESVSSTPVNMETDLSTSDDKNEIVRVHTVRSVLKKQQGIDQPSDQELDTNSSIRRPKRRIFHEPSQETMDLLTELRKVKSLLKTPSWEKDLELDKKPVRQPKRILLTDKEFCLSVERENSIRRPSKVINSLQKTEEGETDGKQGDREKEEQREEEEENEESDRKIPGPALFEKKCLSLDYADDEKPQRSEARAISLASTRNLPSETEEMIDYSDLTLICDSKSYSSDVFNSPTDETKERDNELERNVPKEMSRNHCVEVDIAIPIDQRAGSPKDRVEIQARTSDLYEIISPRSTPFRVKKRLGKISVEETVKPESFTLGSKVDCRSTVAQKRTKCFPL